A stretch of Apodemus sylvaticus chromosome 18, mApoSyl1.1, whole genome shotgun sequence DNA encodes these proteins:
- the Mfhas1 gene encoding malignant fibrous histiocytoma-amplified sequence 1 isoform X2, which yields MAGKDSGNLKTVRLWRDAALRARKLRSNLRQLTLSCPGAGGDPLESPDAPQLVLPANIGDIEVLNLGNNGLEDVPEGLGSALGSLRVLVLRRNRFARLPPAVAELGHHLTELDVSHNRLTILGAEVVSALRELRKLNLSHNQLPALPAQLGALAHLEELDVSFNRLAHLPDSFSCLNRLRTLDVDHNQLTAFPQQLLQLAALEELDVSSNRLRGLPEDISALRALKILWLSGAELGTLPSGFCELASLESLMLDNNGLQALPDEFSRLQRLKMLNLSSNLFEEFPAALLPLAGLEELYLSRNQLTSVPSLIAGLGRLLTLWLDNNRIRYLPDSIVELTGLEELVLQGNQIAVLPDNFGQLSRVGLWKIKDNPLIQPPYEVCMKGIPYIAAYQKELAHSQPAVQPRLKLLLMGHKAAGKTLLRHCLTEDKVEGGQGAGDKEKSYLPFPPLGSKGIEVTSWTADASRGLRFIVYDLAGDESYEVIQPFFLSPGALYVLVVNLATYEPRCFPTTVGSFLHRVGARVPHAVVCIVGTHADLCGERELEEKCLDIHRQIALQEKHDAEGLSHLAKVVDEALARDFELRSASPHAAYYGVSDKNLRRRKAHFQYLLNHRLQILSPVLPVSCRDPLQLQRLRDKLFSVAEHREIFPNLHRVLPRSWQVLEELHFQPPQAQRLWLSWWDSARLGLQAGLTEDRLQSALSYLHESGKLLYFEDSPALKEHVFHNLTRLIDILNVFFQRDASLLLHKLLLGTNGEGEGEGESFPTIAVPVPGQDPLRATQLHHYVEGFLLHGLLPAHIIRLLLKPHIQAQQDLQLLLELLEKMGLCYCLNKPKGKPLNGSTAWYKFPCYVQNEVPHAEAWINGTNLAGQSFVAEQLQIEYSFPFTFPPGLFARYSVQINSHVVHRSDGKFQIFAYRGKVPVVVSYRPAKGVLQPDTLSIASHASLPNIWTAWQAITPLVEELNVLLQEWPGLHYTVHILCSKCLKRGSPNPHAFPGDSRPVTSMSTFKGMSILVFKY from the coding sequence ATGGCTGGCAAGGACAGTGGCAACCTGAAGACGGTGAGGCTGTGGCGGGACGCCGCCCTGCGCGCCAGGAAGCTGCGGAGCAACCTGCGCCAGCTCACGCTCAGCTGCCCGGGGGCCGGAGGCGACCCACTGGAGTCCCCCGACGCCCCCCAGCTGGTGCTGCCCGCCAACATCGGGGACATCGAGGTGCTGAACCTGGGGAACAACGGCCTCGAGGATGTGCCTGAAGGTCTGGGGTCAGCTCTGGGCAGCCTTCGCGTCTTGGTCCTGCGCAGGAACCGCTTTGCCCGGCTGCCCCCTGCGGTGGCGGAGCTAGGCCACCACCTTACCGAACTGGACGTAAGCCACAACCGGCTGACCATCCTGGGAGCTGAGGTGGTGAGCGCCCTAAGGGAGCTGCGTAAGCTCAACCTGAGCCACAACCAGCTGCCGGCCCTGCCTGCCCAGCTGGGTGCCCTCGCCCACCTGGAGGAACTGGATGTCAGCTTCAACCGGCTAGCGCATCTGCCAGATtccttctcctgcctcaaccgCCTGCGTACCCTTGATGTGGACCACAACCAACTCACCGCCTTTCcccagcagctgctgcagctggctGCCCTGGAGGAGCTGGACGTATCCAGCAACCGGCTGCGAGGCCTACCTGAGGATATCAGTGCCCTGCGTGCCCTCAAGATTCTCTGGCTTAGCGGGGCCGAGCTTGGCACGCTGCCCAGCGGCTTCTGTGAGCTGGCCAGTTTGGAGAGCCTCATGTTAGACAACAACGGGCTACAGGCTCTGCCCGACGAGTTCAGCCGTCTGCAAAGGCTCAAAATGCTCAACCTCTCTTCCAACCTCTTCGAGGAGTTCCCTGCCGCGCTGCTGCCCCTGGCTGGTCTGGAGGAGCTCTATCTCAGTCGCAATCAGCTCACCTCAGTGCCCTCTCTTATCGCTGGGCTGGGCCGGCTTCTCACCTTGTGGCTGGATAATAACCGCATCCGGTACCTGCCAGACTCCATTGTGGAACTGACTGGCCTTGAGGAGCTGGTGCTTCAGGGCAACCAGATCGCTGTTCTGCCTGACAACTTCGGCCAGCTCTCCCGGGTAGGTTTGTGGAAAATCAAGGACAACCCACTGATTCAGCCCCCTTATGAAGTCTGCATGAAAGGCATCCCTTACATCGCTGCCTATCAGAAGGAATTGGCTCATTCTCAGCCAGCGGTGCAGCCCCGTCTCAAGCTGCTCCTGATGGGCCACAAGGCTGCAGGCAAGACCCTGCTTCGACACTGCCTCACTGAGGACAAAGTGGAAGGAGGGCAAGGAGCAGGGGACAAGGAGAAGAGCTAcctgcctttccctccccttgGGAGTAAGGGCATCGAGGTGACCAGCTGGACCGCGGATGCGTCCCGGGGCCTTCGGTTCATCGTGTATGACTTAGCCGGTGATGAAAGCTACGAGGTGATAcagcccttcttcctctccccaggGGCCCTGTATGTGCTCGTGGTCAACTTGGCCACCTATGAACCTCGCTGCTTTCCTACGACCGTGGGCTCTTTCTTGCATCGCGTGGGGGCCCGCGTGCCTCACGCGGTGGTGTGTATTGTGGGTACACATGCGGACCTGTGTGGGGAGCGGGAGCTCGAGGAGAAGTGTCTGGACATTCACAGACAGATTGCCCTGCAGGAGAAGCATGATGCAGAGGGTCTAAGCCATCTAGCTAAGGTGGTTGATGAGGCCCTGGCTCGGGACTTCGAGCTGCGCTCTGCCAGCCCCCATGCGGCCTACTATGGTGTTTCAGACAAGAACCTTCGGAGGCGCAAGGCCCATTTTCAATACCTGCTTAACCACCGGCTGCAGATCCTCTCGCCCGTGTTGCCTGTTAGCTGCAGGGACCCCCTCCAACTGCAGCGCCTTCGAGACAAGCTGTTCTCTGTCGCCGAGCACCGAGAAATCTTTCCCAACTTACACAGAGTCCTGCCTCGATCCTGGCAGGTCCTGGAGGAACTGCACTTCCAGCCACCTCAGGCACAACGACTGTGGCTAAGCTGGTGGGACTCTGCCCGCCTGGGCCTGCAGGCAGGTCTGACTGAGGACCGGCTCCAGAGTGCCCTTTCCTACCTGCATGAGAGCGGCAAACTGCTCTACTTTGAGGACAGCCCGGCCCTCAAGGAGCATGTCTTCCACAACCTCACCCGCCTCATTGACATCCTCAATGTCTTTTTCCAGAGAGATGCGTCTCTGCTGCTGCATAAACTGCTCCTAgggaccaatggggagggggagggggagggggaaagtttCCCCACTATAGCGGTGCCCGTGCCGGGTCAGGACCCACTCCGGGCCACCCAGCTGCATCATTATGTGGAAGGCTTTCTGCTGCACGGGCTTCTGCCAGCCCACATTATTCGATTGCTGCTCAAGCCTCATATCCAGGCCCAGCAGGACTTGCAGCTCCTGCTGGAGCTCTTGGAGAAGATGGGACTCTGTTACTGCCTGAATAAACCCAAAGGCAAGCCTTTGAACGGCTCCACAGCCTGGTACAAGTTCCCGTGCTACGTGCAGAATGAGGTACCCCACGCGGAGGCCTGGATTAATGGCACCAACCTAGCCGGGCAGTCTTTTGTCGCTGAACAGTTGCAGATCGAATACAGTTTTCCCTTTACGTTTCCGCCGGGATTGTTTGCCCGTTACAGTGTCCAGATCAACAGCCACGTGGTGCACAGGTCGGATGGGAAGTTTCAGATCTTTGcctacagagggaaagttcctgtgGTGGTGAGTTACAGACCTGCCAAGGGGGTCCTGCAGCCGGACACCCTGTCCATCGCCAGCCATGCGTCCTTACCAAATATATGGACCGCATGGCAAGCCATCACCCCTTTGGTAGAGGAACTGAATGTCCTACTTCAGGAATGGCCCGGACTGCACTACACTGTGCACATCCTCTGTTCTAAGTGCCTTAAGAGAGGGTCACCAAATCCACACGCTTTCCCAG
- the Mfhas1 gene encoding malignant fibrous histiocytoma-amplified sequence 1 isoform X1 yields the protein MAGKDSGNLKTVRLWRDAALRARKLRSNLRQLTLSCPGAGGDPLESPDAPQLVLPANIGDIEVLNLGNNGLEDVPEGLGSALGSLRVLVLRRNRFARLPPAVAELGHHLTELDVSHNRLTILGAEVVSALRELRKLNLSHNQLPALPAQLGALAHLEELDVSFNRLAHLPDSFSCLNRLRTLDVDHNQLTAFPQQLLQLAALEELDVSSNRLRGLPEDISALRALKILWLSGAELGTLPSGFCELASLESLMLDNNGLQALPDEFSRLQRLKMLNLSSNLFEEFPAALLPLAGLEELYLSRNQLTSVPSLIAGLGRLLTLWLDNNRIRYLPDSIVELTGLEELVLQGNQIAVLPDNFGQLSRVGLWKIKDNPLIQPPYEVCMKGIPYIAAYQKELAHSQPAVQPRLKLLLMGHKAAGKTLLRHCLTEDKVEGGQGAGDKEKSYLPFPPLGSKGIEVTSWTADASRGLRFIVYDLAGDESYEVIQPFFLSPGALYVLVVNLATYEPRCFPTTVGSFLHRVGARVPHAVVCIVGTHADLCGERELEEKCLDIHRQIALQEKHDAEGLSHLAKVVDEALARDFELRSASPHAAYYGVSDKNLRRRKAHFQYLLNHRLQILSPVLPVSCRDPLQLQRLRDKLFSVAEHREIFPNLHRVLPRSWQVLEELHFQPPQAQRLWLSWWDSARLGLQAGLTEDRLQSALSYLHESGKLLYFEDSPALKEHVFHNLTRLIDILNVFFQRDASLLLHKLLLGTNGEGEGEGESFPTIAVPVPGQDPLRATQLHHYVEGFLLHGLLPAHIIRLLLKPHIQAQQDLQLLLELLEKMGLCYCLNKPKGKPLNGSTAWYKFPCYVQNEVPHAEAWINGTNLAGQSFVAEQLQIEYSFPFTFPPGLFARYSVQINSHVVHRSDGKFQIFAYRGKVPVVVSYRPAKGVLQPDTLSIASHASLPNIWTAWQAITPLVEELNVLLQEWPGLHYTVHILCSKCLKRGSPNPHAFPGELLSQPRPEGVAEIICPKNGSERVNVALVYPPTPTVISPCSKKNVGEKHRNQ from the coding sequence ATGGCTGGCAAGGACAGTGGCAACCTGAAGACGGTGAGGCTGTGGCGGGACGCCGCCCTGCGCGCCAGGAAGCTGCGGAGCAACCTGCGCCAGCTCACGCTCAGCTGCCCGGGGGCCGGAGGCGACCCACTGGAGTCCCCCGACGCCCCCCAGCTGGTGCTGCCCGCCAACATCGGGGACATCGAGGTGCTGAACCTGGGGAACAACGGCCTCGAGGATGTGCCTGAAGGTCTGGGGTCAGCTCTGGGCAGCCTTCGCGTCTTGGTCCTGCGCAGGAACCGCTTTGCCCGGCTGCCCCCTGCGGTGGCGGAGCTAGGCCACCACCTTACCGAACTGGACGTAAGCCACAACCGGCTGACCATCCTGGGAGCTGAGGTGGTGAGCGCCCTAAGGGAGCTGCGTAAGCTCAACCTGAGCCACAACCAGCTGCCGGCCCTGCCTGCCCAGCTGGGTGCCCTCGCCCACCTGGAGGAACTGGATGTCAGCTTCAACCGGCTAGCGCATCTGCCAGATtccttctcctgcctcaaccgCCTGCGTACCCTTGATGTGGACCACAACCAACTCACCGCCTTTCcccagcagctgctgcagctggctGCCCTGGAGGAGCTGGACGTATCCAGCAACCGGCTGCGAGGCCTACCTGAGGATATCAGTGCCCTGCGTGCCCTCAAGATTCTCTGGCTTAGCGGGGCCGAGCTTGGCACGCTGCCCAGCGGCTTCTGTGAGCTGGCCAGTTTGGAGAGCCTCATGTTAGACAACAACGGGCTACAGGCTCTGCCCGACGAGTTCAGCCGTCTGCAAAGGCTCAAAATGCTCAACCTCTCTTCCAACCTCTTCGAGGAGTTCCCTGCCGCGCTGCTGCCCCTGGCTGGTCTGGAGGAGCTCTATCTCAGTCGCAATCAGCTCACCTCAGTGCCCTCTCTTATCGCTGGGCTGGGCCGGCTTCTCACCTTGTGGCTGGATAATAACCGCATCCGGTACCTGCCAGACTCCATTGTGGAACTGACTGGCCTTGAGGAGCTGGTGCTTCAGGGCAACCAGATCGCTGTTCTGCCTGACAACTTCGGCCAGCTCTCCCGGGTAGGTTTGTGGAAAATCAAGGACAACCCACTGATTCAGCCCCCTTATGAAGTCTGCATGAAAGGCATCCCTTACATCGCTGCCTATCAGAAGGAATTGGCTCATTCTCAGCCAGCGGTGCAGCCCCGTCTCAAGCTGCTCCTGATGGGCCACAAGGCTGCAGGCAAGACCCTGCTTCGACACTGCCTCACTGAGGACAAAGTGGAAGGAGGGCAAGGAGCAGGGGACAAGGAGAAGAGCTAcctgcctttccctccccttgGGAGTAAGGGCATCGAGGTGACCAGCTGGACCGCGGATGCGTCCCGGGGCCTTCGGTTCATCGTGTATGACTTAGCCGGTGATGAAAGCTACGAGGTGATAcagcccttcttcctctccccaggGGCCCTGTATGTGCTCGTGGTCAACTTGGCCACCTATGAACCTCGCTGCTTTCCTACGACCGTGGGCTCTTTCTTGCATCGCGTGGGGGCCCGCGTGCCTCACGCGGTGGTGTGTATTGTGGGTACACATGCGGACCTGTGTGGGGAGCGGGAGCTCGAGGAGAAGTGTCTGGACATTCACAGACAGATTGCCCTGCAGGAGAAGCATGATGCAGAGGGTCTAAGCCATCTAGCTAAGGTGGTTGATGAGGCCCTGGCTCGGGACTTCGAGCTGCGCTCTGCCAGCCCCCATGCGGCCTACTATGGTGTTTCAGACAAGAACCTTCGGAGGCGCAAGGCCCATTTTCAATACCTGCTTAACCACCGGCTGCAGATCCTCTCGCCCGTGTTGCCTGTTAGCTGCAGGGACCCCCTCCAACTGCAGCGCCTTCGAGACAAGCTGTTCTCTGTCGCCGAGCACCGAGAAATCTTTCCCAACTTACACAGAGTCCTGCCTCGATCCTGGCAGGTCCTGGAGGAACTGCACTTCCAGCCACCTCAGGCACAACGACTGTGGCTAAGCTGGTGGGACTCTGCCCGCCTGGGCCTGCAGGCAGGTCTGACTGAGGACCGGCTCCAGAGTGCCCTTTCCTACCTGCATGAGAGCGGCAAACTGCTCTACTTTGAGGACAGCCCGGCCCTCAAGGAGCATGTCTTCCACAACCTCACCCGCCTCATTGACATCCTCAATGTCTTTTTCCAGAGAGATGCGTCTCTGCTGCTGCATAAACTGCTCCTAgggaccaatggggagggggagggggagggggaaagtttCCCCACTATAGCGGTGCCCGTGCCGGGTCAGGACCCACTCCGGGCCACCCAGCTGCATCATTATGTGGAAGGCTTTCTGCTGCACGGGCTTCTGCCAGCCCACATTATTCGATTGCTGCTCAAGCCTCATATCCAGGCCCAGCAGGACTTGCAGCTCCTGCTGGAGCTCTTGGAGAAGATGGGACTCTGTTACTGCCTGAATAAACCCAAAGGCAAGCCTTTGAACGGCTCCACAGCCTGGTACAAGTTCCCGTGCTACGTGCAGAATGAGGTACCCCACGCGGAGGCCTGGATTAATGGCACCAACCTAGCCGGGCAGTCTTTTGTCGCTGAACAGTTGCAGATCGAATACAGTTTTCCCTTTACGTTTCCGCCGGGATTGTTTGCCCGTTACAGTGTCCAGATCAACAGCCACGTGGTGCACAGGTCGGATGGGAAGTTTCAGATCTTTGcctacagagggaaagttcctgtgGTGGTGAGTTACAGACCTGCCAAGGGGGTCCTGCAGCCGGACACCCTGTCCATCGCCAGCCATGCGTCCTTACCAAATATATGGACCGCATGGCAAGCCATCACCCCTTTGGTAGAGGAACTGAATGTCCTACTTCAGGAATGGCCCGGACTGCACTACACTGTGCACATCCTCTGTTCTAAGTGCCTTAAGAGAGGGTCACCAAATCCACACGCTTTCCCAG
- the Mfhas1 gene encoding malignant fibrous histiocytoma-amplified sequence 1 isoform X3, translating to MAGKDSGNLKTVRLWRDAALRARKLRSNLRQLTLSCPGAGGDPLESPDAPQLVLPANIGDIEVLNLGNNGLEDVPEGLGSALGSLRVLVLRRNRFARLPPAVAELGHHLTELDVSHNRLTILGAEVVSALRELRKLNLSHNQLPALPAQLGALAHLEELDVSFNRLAHLPDSFSCLNRLRTLDVDHNQLTAFPQQLLQLAALEELDVSSNRLRGLPEDISALRALKILWLSGAELGTLPSGFCELASLESLMLDNNGLQALPDEFSRLQRLKMLNLSSNLFEEFPAALLPLAGLEELYLSRNQLTSVPSLIAGLGRLLTLWLDNNRIRYLPDSIVELTGLEELVLQGNQIAVLPDNFGQLSRVGLWKIKDNPLIQPPYEVCMKGIPYIAAYQKELAHSQPAVQPRLKLLLMGHKAAGKTLLRHCLTEDKVEGGQGAGDKEKSYLPFPPLGSKGIEVTSWTADASRGLRFIVYDLAGDESYEVIQPFFLSPGALYVLVVNLATYEPRCFPTTVGSFLHRVGARVPHAVVCIVGTHADLCGERELEEKCLDIHRQIALQEKHDAEGLSHLAKVVDEALARDFELRSASPHAAYYGVSDKNLRRRKAHFQYLLNHRLQILSPVLPVSCRDPLQLQRLRDKLFSVAEHREIFPNLHRVLPRSWQVLEELHFQPPQAQRLWLSWWDSARLGLQAGLTEDRLQSALSYLHESGKLLYFEDSPALKEHVFHNLTRLIDILNVFFQRDASLLLHKLLLGTNGEGEGEGESFPTIAVPVPGQDPLRATQLHHYVEGFLLHGLLPAHIIRLLLKPHIQAQQDLQLLLELLEKMGLCYCLNKPKGKPLNGSTAWYKFPCYVQNEVPHAEAWINGTNLAGQSFVAEQLQIEYSFPFTFPPGLFARYSVQINSHVVHRSDGKFQIFAYRGKVPVVVSYRPAKGVLQPDTLSIASHASLPNIWTAWQAITPLVEELNVLLQEWPGLHYTVHILCSKCLKRGSPNPHAFPGLLIIKE from the coding sequence ATGGCTGGCAAGGACAGTGGCAACCTGAAGACGGTGAGGCTGTGGCGGGACGCCGCCCTGCGCGCCAGGAAGCTGCGGAGCAACCTGCGCCAGCTCACGCTCAGCTGCCCGGGGGCCGGAGGCGACCCACTGGAGTCCCCCGACGCCCCCCAGCTGGTGCTGCCCGCCAACATCGGGGACATCGAGGTGCTGAACCTGGGGAACAACGGCCTCGAGGATGTGCCTGAAGGTCTGGGGTCAGCTCTGGGCAGCCTTCGCGTCTTGGTCCTGCGCAGGAACCGCTTTGCCCGGCTGCCCCCTGCGGTGGCGGAGCTAGGCCACCACCTTACCGAACTGGACGTAAGCCACAACCGGCTGACCATCCTGGGAGCTGAGGTGGTGAGCGCCCTAAGGGAGCTGCGTAAGCTCAACCTGAGCCACAACCAGCTGCCGGCCCTGCCTGCCCAGCTGGGTGCCCTCGCCCACCTGGAGGAACTGGATGTCAGCTTCAACCGGCTAGCGCATCTGCCAGATtccttctcctgcctcaaccgCCTGCGTACCCTTGATGTGGACCACAACCAACTCACCGCCTTTCcccagcagctgctgcagctggctGCCCTGGAGGAGCTGGACGTATCCAGCAACCGGCTGCGAGGCCTACCTGAGGATATCAGTGCCCTGCGTGCCCTCAAGATTCTCTGGCTTAGCGGGGCCGAGCTTGGCACGCTGCCCAGCGGCTTCTGTGAGCTGGCCAGTTTGGAGAGCCTCATGTTAGACAACAACGGGCTACAGGCTCTGCCCGACGAGTTCAGCCGTCTGCAAAGGCTCAAAATGCTCAACCTCTCTTCCAACCTCTTCGAGGAGTTCCCTGCCGCGCTGCTGCCCCTGGCTGGTCTGGAGGAGCTCTATCTCAGTCGCAATCAGCTCACCTCAGTGCCCTCTCTTATCGCTGGGCTGGGCCGGCTTCTCACCTTGTGGCTGGATAATAACCGCATCCGGTACCTGCCAGACTCCATTGTGGAACTGACTGGCCTTGAGGAGCTGGTGCTTCAGGGCAACCAGATCGCTGTTCTGCCTGACAACTTCGGCCAGCTCTCCCGGGTAGGTTTGTGGAAAATCAAGGACAACCCACTGATTCAGCCCCCTTATGAAGTCTGCATGAAAGGCATCCCTTACATCGCTGCCTATCAGAAGGAATTGGCTCATTCTCAGCCAGCGGTGCAGCCCCGTCTCAAGCTGCTCCTGATGGGCCACAAGGCTGCAGGCAAGACCCTGCTTCGACACTGCCTCACTGAGGACAAAGTGGAAGGAGGGCAAGGAGCAGGGGACAAGGAGAAGAGCTAcctgcctttccctccccttgGGAGTAAGGGCATCGAGGTGACCAGCTGGACCGCGGATGCGTCCCGGGGCCTTCGGTTCATCGTGTATGACTTAGCCGGTGATGAAAGCTACGAGGTGATAcagcccttcttcctctccccaggGGCCCTGTATGTGCTCGTGGTCAACTTGGCCACCTATGAACCTCGCTGCTTTCCTACGACCGTGGGCTCTTTCTTGCATCGCGTGGGGGCCCGCGTGCCTCACGCGGTGGTGTGTATTGTGGGTACACATGCGGACCTGTGTGGGGAGCGGGAGCTCGAGGAGAAGTGTCTGGACATTCACAGACAGATTGCCCTGCAGGAGAAGCATGATGCAGAGGGTCTAAGCCATCTAGCTAAGGTGGTTGATGAGGCCCTGGCTCGGGACTTCGAGCTGCGCTCTGCCAGCCCCCATGCGGCCTACTATGGTGTTTCAGACAAGAACCTTCGGAGGCGCAAGGCCCATTTTCAATACCTGCTTAACCACCGGCTGCAGATCCTCTCGCCCGTGTTGCCTGTTAGCTGCAGGGACCCCCTCCAACTGCAGCGCCTTCGAGACAAGCTGTTCTCTGTCGCCGAGCACCGAGAAATCTTTCCCAACTTACACAGAGTCCTGCCTCGATCCTGGCAGGTCCTGGAGGAACTGCACTTCCAGCCACCTCAGGCACAACGACTGTGGCTAAGCTGGTGGGACTCTGCCCGCCTGGGCCTGCAGGCAGGTCTGACTGAGGACCGGCTCCAGAGTGCCCTTTCCTACCTGCATGAGAGCGGCAAACTGCTCTACTTTGAGGACAGCCCGGCCCTCAAGGAGCATGTCTTCCACAACCTCACCCGCCTCATTGACATCCTCAATGTCTTTTTCCAGAGAGATGCGTCTCTGCTGCTGCATAAACTGCTCCTAgggaccaatggggagggggagggggagggggaaagtttCCCCACTATAGCGGTGCCCGTGCCGGGTCAGGACCCACTCCGGGCCACCCAGCTGCATCATTATGTGGAAGGCTTTCTGCTGCACGGGCTTCTGCCAGCCCACATTATTCGATTGCTGCTCAAGCCTCATATCCAGGCCCAGCAGGACTTGCAGCTCCTGCTGGAGCTCTTGGAGAAGATGGGACTCTGTTACTGCCTGAATAAACCCAAAGGCAAGCCTTTGAACGGCTCCACAGCCTGGTACAAGTTCCCGTGCTACGTGCAGAATGAGGTACCCCACGCGGAGGCCTGGATTAATGGCACCAACCTAGCCGGGCAGTCTTTTGTCGCTGAACAGTTGCAGATCGAATACAGTTTTCCCTTTACGTTTCCGCCGGGATTGTTTGCCCGTTACAGTGTCCAGATCAACAGCCACGTGGTGCACAGGTCGGATGGGAAGTTTCAGATCTTTGcctacagagggaaagttcctgtgGTGGTGAGTTACAGACCTGCCAAGGGGGTCCTGCAGCCGGACACCCTGTCCATCGCCAGCCATGCGTCCTTACCAAATATATGGACCGCATGGCAAGCCATCACCCCTTTGGTAGAGGAACTGAATGTCCTACTTCAGGAATGGCCCGGACTGCACTACACTGTGCACATCCTCTGTTCTAAGTGCCTTAAGAGAGGGTCACCAAATCCACACGCTTTCCCAG